Proteins encoded by one window of Arachis ipaensis cultivar K30076 chromosome B04, Araip1.1, whole genome shotgun sequence:
- the LOC107638008 gene encoding uncharacterized protein LOC107638008: MSLPFAATFNYQRQATINCFINVYNPTIINLIATTHPDPFIIRRHKIYAFILFALLALLQIQSTGSTPSPFHDHPVATQACFLAIFCYFLAFMASLRLPQYSSQLSTAMAAFGSFSSATLVHSEICLENEEIVAAKFPKATTTPATEIHGSDE, encoded by the exons ATGTCACTTCCATTTGCAGCTACCTTCAATTACCAGAGACAAGCCACCATTAACTGCTTCATCAATGTCTACAACCCAACCATCATCAACCTAATAGCAACCACTCATCCAGATCCCTTCATCATTCGCCGCCACAAAATCTACGCTTTCATTCTTTTCGCACTCCTAGCATTGCTTCAAATCCAGAGCACAGGAAGCACACCATCACCGTTCCATGATCACCCTGTCGCAACCCAAGCTTGTTTTCTTGCCATTTTTTGTTACTTCCTAGCCTTCATGGCCTCGCTGCGTTTGCCTCAGTATTCTTCTCAGTTAAGCACAGCCATGGCGGCTTTCGGTTCGTTCTCCTCGGCTACCTTG GTACATTCTGAGATCTGTCTTGAGAATGAGGAGATCGTGGCAGCAAAATTCCCAAAGGCAACAACAACTCCTGCCACAGAGATACATGGATCTGATGAGTAG